In the Candidatus Electrothrix rattekaaiensis genome, one interval contains:
- a CDS encoding glycine zipper domain-containing protein: MKATQIITVFLSLFLLSSCMMANKGQMGGAGGAAGGALIGQAIGHDTESTLLGAAIGGMLGYVIGNEMDKYDRQMLNRAYESTPSGQTSTWVNPDHGNQYTVTPQQAYTGPNNQQCRKAEILAVIDGRTETTHTTACRDMNGQWQLQ; encoded by the coding sequence ATGAAAGCAACACAGATTATTACCGTATTTTTGTCACTTTTCCTGCTCTCATCCTGCATGATGGCTAATAAGGGACAAATGGGCGGAGCAGGCGGAGCAGCAGGCGGAGCATTGATCGGGCAGGCGATCGGACATGATACCGAATCCACACTGCTCGGCGCGGCTATCGGTGGAATGCTCGGGTATGTTATCGGTAATGAAATGGATAAATATGATCGACAGATGCTTAATCGCGCCTACGAGTCCACCCCATCAGGTCAGACATCAACTTGGGTCAACCCTGATCATGGGAACCAGTACACGGTTACTCCCCAGCAAGCCTATACAGGGCCGAATAATCAGCAATGCCGTAAAGCGGAGATTCTTGCTGTTATCGACGGCAGGACAGAAACGACTCATACAACAGCCTGTCGCGACATGAATGGCCAATGGCAGCTTCAGTAG
- a CDS encoding zinc finger domain-containing protein, with product MYTGCCREQWQEVATYAVRILKQAIATVGSTISNFLGASDQPGYFQLQLGVYGKKGEDCPRCGKEIAKEVIGGQATFFVQNVKCCKHARSQAGCGPPHQK from the coding sequence ATGTATACAGGATGCTGTAGAGAGCAATGGCAGGAGGTGGCGACCTACGCGGTCCGCATCCTCAAGCAGGCCATCGCTACGGTTGGCTCGACCATCTCAAATTTTCTCGGGGCCAGTGACCAGCCGGGCTATTTTCAATTACAACTGGGGGTGTACGGGAAAAAGGGGGAGGACTGTCCGCGTTGCGGGAAGGAAATTGCAAAAGAGGTTATTGGTGGACAGGCTACATTTTTTGTTCAGAATGTCAAGTGCTGTAAGCATGCTCGCAGCCAAGCAGGATGCGGGCCCCCGCACCAAAAATGA
- a CDS encoding 4'-phosphopantetheinyl transferase superfamily protein, with the protein MNIRSFFPDRHNSNEIDVFLRQEGQQTLSLVDLELIEQSLQRDEATLLQRILSPAEQCYFQRFKYMKRKKEWLGGRIAAKAAILALAFPHAAAVQYLRSITILPNKHGRPIAGEFPASLSALGNEPTLSLSLSLSLSHSDGFAVALAREGESCGIDLQEISTKLAGLTSHFATDAELQLLAQQTDSDEDTRLTMLWTVKEALKKSLLHDQSVIFSATELQEIAIVNDSVWHFTCTVQGETQSVLVHSLPPYILSITEDH; encoded by the coding sequence ATGAACATCCGTTCATTCTTTCCAGATCGACATAACTCGAACGAAATTGATGTGTTCCTTCGTCAGGAGGGGCAACAAACGCTCAGTCTCGTTGATCTTGAGCTGATTGAGCAATCTTTACAGCGTGACGAAGCCACTCTCCTGCAACGGATTCTGTCTCCAGCTGAGCAGTGCTATTTTCAACGCTTCAAGTATATGAAGCGAAAAAAGGAATGGCTGGGCGGACGGATTGCTGCCAAGGCAGCGATACTGGCCCTGGCATTTCCTCATGCTGCTGCTGTTCAGTACCTGCGCAGTATAACCATTCTGCCCAATAAACATGGAAGACCGATTGCCGGGGAATTCCCTGCCTCCCTGTCTGCCTTGGGGAACGAACCGACCCTTTCCCTTTCCCTTTCCCTTTCCCTTTCCCATAGCGATGGCTTTGCTGTGGCCTTAGCAAGAGAAGGTGAAAGTTGCGGGATTGATCTCCAAGAAATCTCCACCAAACTTGCCGGTTTGACCTCACATTTCGCCACGGATGCTGAGCTGCAACTGCTTGCTCAGCAGACGGACAGTGATGAGGATACTCGGCTGACCATGCTCTGGACCGTGAAAGAGGCCTTAAAAAAATCCCTGCTCCATGATCAATCCGTGATCTTTTCCGCTACCGAGCTTCAAGAAATCGCCATAGTGAATGACTCGGTCTGGCACTTTACCTGCACAGTCCAAGGGGAAACCCAGTCAGTTCTGGTCCATTCCCTGCCCCCCTATATCCTGTCCATCACTGAAGATCACTGA
- a CDS encoding CvpA family protein, whose product MDLASITLFDYTLLAVLILFVVHGLWAGFFRQLPFVIALIGSYAASCQYAGDLIPHVGQVTQNLKIVFGGGFLGLLIVSTLLFKLIGKLMCKIIKVKDAGWANRFFLGAPLALAKAAALVVLVIMFLTATLPPPEHSFRDSMARPYLEQGADIVRSFILNEKIRKDLKPRKAPAQKKDAAKQDELAPFPAAQPHPDQSSSGADDPASSTEVLTN is encoded by the coding sequence ATGGACCTCGCCAGTATCACCCTTTTTGACTATACCCTTCTTGCTGTCCTGATTTTGTTCGTCGTGCATGGCCTCTGGGCGGGTTTTTTCCGACAGCTGCCCTTTGTTATCGCCCTGATCGGCAGTTATGCGGCATCCTGCCAGTATGCCGGTGACCTGATACCCCATGTCGGTCAGGTGACGCAAAATCTCAAGATTGTTTTCGGGGGCGGTTTTCTGGGCCTGCTGATTGTGTCGACGCTGCTTTTTAAGCTGATCGGGAAATTGATGTGCAAGATTATCAAGGTCAAGGATGCAGGCTGGGCGAACCGATTCTTTCTTGGTGCGCCCCTTGCCCTAGCCAAGGCTGCTGCTCTTGTTGTGCTTGTTATTATGTTTTTAACAGCTACCCTCCCACCGCCAGAGCATTCTTTTCGTGATTCTATGGCCAGACCCTATCTTGAGCAGGGGGCGGATATCGTCCGCAGTTTTATTCTGAATGAGAAGATTAGAAAGGATTTAAAACCTCGCAAGGCCCCTGCTCAGAAGAAGGACGCAGCCAAACAGGATGAGCTTGCGCCTTTTCCGGCTGCGCAGCCGCACCCTGACCAGTCGTCAAGCGGCGCGGATGACCCGGCAAGCAGTACCGAGGTGCTTACCAATTAA
- a CDS encoding secondary thiamine-phosphate synthase enzyme YjbQ, giving the protein MHSGKFSVSTKAHMQFTDITPQAGQAVTESAVTDGVLYLFNPHTTAGLTINEGCDPDVQHDLLGVFRTIIPNSYPYRHAEGNSPSHMMATLTGSSLTVIIADGKLQLGTWQRIFFCEYDGPRSRQVNWKLIAG; this is encoded by the coding sequence ATGCATTCCGGTAAATTTTCAGTCAGTACTAAGGCGCATATGCAATTTACGGATATCACCCCACAGGCCGGGCAAGCAGTGACTGAATCTGCCGTTACCGACGGTGTTCTCTACCTGTTTAATCCCCATACCACAGCTGGGCTCACCATCAACGAAGGTTGTGACCCGGATGTGCAGCACGACCTGCTCGGAGTATTCCGAACAATTATTCCAAACTCCTACCCCTATCGCCACGCTGAGGGCAATTCACCATCCCACATGATGGCGACCTTGACCGGAAGTTCCCTGACCGTGATCATTGCTGACGGCAAACTCCAGTTAGGTACGTGGCAGCGCATCTTTTTCTGTGAATACGACGGTCCCAGAAGTCGTCAGGTGAACTGGAAGCTCATAGCTGGATGA
- a CDS encoding VWA domain-containing protein, with the protein MHIKKIIPVILLFVLTACSDTPKEAKVQEANTTQQKTTVALDTTLDENNMTGAAKTEPSANHPPVESEEVRTKKEKIDLFRPFSSRAMMSSPEESPSVSPPANPIPSMSRSIPEWNTESYNALQENGFISTANDPLSTFSIDVDTASYSNVRRFINEGKLPPKGAVRIEELINYFSYDYPQPDGEHPFSVTTEVGPCPWNDSRKLVRIGLKAKDIDKKDLPPSNLVFLIDVSGSMSAPNKLPLLQKSMKMLVKQLGENDRISIVVYAGNDHVVLNPTPGSEQQKIITAIDALGAGGSTHASSGITTAYQLAEQVLLPKGNNRIVLASDGDFNVGITSRDELQKLVEEKRKSGVYLTVLGFGMGNYHDDTMEILADKGNGNYAYIDSLLEAKKVMVKEMSGTLFALASDVKIQVEFNPTKVGAYRLIGYENRSLADEDFNDDKKDAGEIGVGHRVTALYEVIPVGAAGQPSVDPLKYQQTKKSDPVSDTPDAETPDSETPDSETQYADELMTVKLRYKPLQTSESILLSTAVKDNELALEDTGNDFRFAASVAGFGMLLSDSEHAEAVSWPQILTLAKGAKGKDEEGYRAEFIRLVETAEMLAEK; encoded by the coding sequence ATGCATATTAAAAAAATCATACCCGTTATTCTTCTTTTCGTCCTGACCGCATGTTCTGACACGCCGAAAGAAGCAAAGGTTCAGGAGGCGAACACGACACAGCAGAAAACAACTGTTGCTCTCGATACGACATTGGATGAGAACAATATGACCGGTGCGGCAAAGACCGAACCGTCGGCAAACCATCCTCCTGTTGAATCAGAAGAAGTGAGGACAAAAAAAGAAAAAATAGACCTTTTTCGTCCCTTTTCAAGCAGAGCGATGATGTCTTCGCCCGAAGAATCCCCATCAGTTTCTCCACCGGCCAATCCTATACCGAGTATGTCTCGCTCCATACCCGAATGGAATACGGAATCCTATAATGCCCTGCAGGAAAACGGCTTCATCAGCACGGCCAATGATCCCCTGTCCACCTTTTCTATTGACGTGGATACAGCCTCCTACAGCAATGTGCGCCGCTTTATCAACGAGGGAAAGCTGCCGCCCAAGGGTGCTGTCCGTATAGAGGAGCTGATCAATTATTTCTCCTATGATTACCCGCAACCTGATGGCGAACATCCGTTTTCCGTAACAACAGAGGTCGGTCCCTGCCCGTGGAACGACAGCCGCAAGCTGGTTCGGATCGGCCTGAAGGCAAAAGATATTGACAAAAAAGATCTCCCGCCGTCGAATCTGGTCTTTCTGATCGACGTTTCAGGTTCCATGTCCGCGCCCAACAAACTTCCTCTCCTGCAAAAGTCCATGAAAATGCTGGTCAAACAACTGGGTGAAAACGATCGGATTTCCATTGTGGTCTATGCTGGTAATGATCATGTGGTTCTGAACCCGACCCCCGGTTCTGAACAGCAAAAAATTATCACGGCCATTGATGCACTAGGTGCTGGAGGCTCAACCCATGCTTCCAGCGGTATTACCACGGCCTACCAATTGGCGGAACAGGTCCTTCTGCCCAAAGGAAATAACCGGATCGTCCTTGCTTCGGACGGCGATTTCAATGTAGGGATCACCAGTCGTGACGAACTGCAAAAGCTGGTTGAGGAAAAAAGAAAATCAGGTGTCTACCTGACAGTCCTTGGCTTTGGTATGGGCAACTATCATGATGACACGATGGAAATTCTCGCAGATAAGGGGAACGGCAACTATGCCTATATTGACAGCCTGCTGGAGGCAAAAAAGGTTATGGTCAAAGAGATGAGCGGTACGCTCTTTGCCCTGGCAAGCGATGTCAAAATTCAGGTGGAATTTAATCCGACCAAGGTCGGTGCGTACCGGCTGATCGGCTATGAGAACAGATCCCTTGCAGATGAAGACTTTAATGACGACAAAAAAGATGCCGGTGAAATCGGGGTTGGACACAGGGTCACGGCCCTGTATGAAGTAATCCCGGTTGGTGCTGCTGGTCAACCTTCTGTGGATCCGCTCAAATACCAACAGACCAAGAAGAGCGATCCTGTTTCAGATACACCTGATGCAGAGACGCCTGATTCAGAAACACCTGATTCAGAAACACAATACGCCGACGAGTTGATGACCGTTAAGCTCCGCTATAAGCCCCTCCAAACATCGGAATCTATTCTGCTCAGCACAGCGGTGAAGGATAACGAACTTGCCCTAGAGGACACGGGCAATGATTTCCGCTTTGCTGCCTCTGTTGCCGGTTTCGGTATGCTGCTCAGCGATTCCGAACATGCTGAGGCTGTCTCCTGGCCGCAGATCCTCACCCTTGCCAAGGGTGCAAAGGGCAAGGATGAAGAAGGTTATCGGGCCGAGTTCATACGGCTTGTCGAGACAGCTGAAATGCTGGCTGAAAAATAA
- a CDS encoding DsbA family protein has protein sequence MAKSVIEIVSFTDPYCTWCWGTEPILRKIQEVYRTQVSIRFIMGGLVEDMRNFSDPGAGIGGELWYKQVAEHWAEASGRHKMPVDEQVFFDSKKDVFSTYPACIAFKAAQLQGEEPGNRYLRRLREAAAAERLIIQHSDVQVALAGEVGLDRERFVASIDTGQAEQAFREDLAECRQRGIRGFPSFLVRGFGEEVLLRGYTPYQTFDYWFRELSKNQLTQNTLHASSSQVFDFISRYGKVAPMEVACVYDMAFEDAQTFLQNMAANGLVSEQPVGNGSFYVVPQNTGQCDPDTGSCAL, from the coding sequence ATGGCAAAGTCAGTAATCGAAATTGTCAGTTTTACCGATCCGTATTGCACTTGGTGTTGGGGGACCGAGCCGATCCTGAGAAAAATACAGGAAGTCTATAGAACACAAGTCTCCATCAGGTTTATTATGGGCGGACTTGTAGAGGATATGCGAAACTTCAGTGATCCAGGTGCCGGTATTGGTGGAGAACTGTGGTATAAGCAGGTAGCTGAACATTGGGCTGAAGCGTCCGGTCGTCATAAGATGCCGGTGGATGAGCAAGTATTTTTTGATAGTAAAAAGGATGTGTTTTCTACCTACCCTGCTTGTATCGCCTTCAAAGCTGCCCAACTTCAGGGCGAGGAACCGGGGAATCGCTACTTGCGTCGCTTACGTGAAGCTGCCGCAGCCGAAAGATTAATCATCCAGCACAGTGATGTTCAGGTGGCATTGGCTGGTGAAGTCGGACTGGATCGTGAGCGTTTTGTCGCGAGCATTGACACTGGACAAGCTGAACAGGCGTTTCGGGAAGATCTTGCGGAGTGCCGTCAACGAGGCATACGAGGTTTTCCGAGTTTTCTTGTACGAGGTTTCGGCGAAGAGGTACTTCTGAGAGGATACACGCCATATCAGACCTTTGACTATTGGTTCCGCGAATTATCGAAGAATCAATTGACACAGAACACACTCCACGCCAGTTCTTCACAGGTATTTGATTTCATCTCCCGATACGGCAAGGTTGCTCCAATGGAAGTGGCCTGTGTGTACGATATGGCGTTTGAAGACGCTCAAACGTTCTTGCAGAACATGGCAGCAAACGGTCTTGTGTCCGAACAACCGGTTGGAAATGGCTCGTTCTATGTGGTACCCCAAAACACAGGACAATGTGATCCTGACACTGGAAGTTGCGCATTGTGA
- the mutM gene encoding bifunctional DNA-formamidopyrimidine glycosylase/DNA-(apurinic or apyrimidinic site) lyase, whose amino-acid sequence MPELPEVEVTCQGLRPHLLGRSILTVRNSGKSLRQPIPDDLLRCCLCGNTILTVERRAKYVLIRMKDKAVLVIHLGMTGKLGIFSVDAEPVRHDHLVLSLDNEMELRFNDARRFGSVAVWPADEVEELEHTFLARQGIEPFSAVFSGAGLQELAQQCSLPIKSFLMDSRRISGIGNIYANEILFAAGIHPLRSANTLSREQWQEVATCTVRILKQAIKAGGSTISDFLGSSGQPGYFQLQLAVYGKKGEDCPRCGREIVKEVIGGRATFFCSECQD is encoded by the coding sequence ATGCCTGAATTACCTGAGGTCGAAGTCACCTGCCAGGGCCTGCGGCCCCACCTCCTTGGCCGCTCCATCCTTACTGTCCGCAACTCGGGCAAGTCCTTGCGCCAGCCCATTCCTGATGATCTCCTGCGCTGCTGCCTCTGCGGCAACACCATTCTTACTGTTGAACGCCGGGCAAAATATGTGCTCATCCGGATGAAGGACAAAGCTGTCCTGGTTATCCACCTGGGCATGACCGGAAAACTGGGAATTTTTTCTGTAGATGCGGAACCGGTCCGGCACGATCATCTGGTTCTGAGCCTGGATAACGAAATGGAGCTGCGTTTTAATGATGCTCGCCGCTTCGGCAGCGTGGCGGTCTGGCCAGCGGACGAGGTTGAGGAGCTGGAGCACACCTTTCTTGCCCGCCAGGGTATTGAACCCTTCAGTGCGGTGTTTTCCGGGGCTGGCTTGCAGGAGCTTGCCCAACAGTGCAGCCTGCCGATCAAGAGCTTTCTCATGGACAGTCGCCGTATCAGTGGGATCGGGAATATCTATGCCAATGAAATTCTCTTTGCTGCCGGAATCCATCCTTTGCGTTCGGCCAATACACTGAGCAGGGAGCAATGGCAGGAGGTGGCGACCTGTACGGTTCGCATCCTCAAGCAGGCCATCAAGGCTGGTGGTTCCACCATCTCGGATTTCCTTGGGTCCAGTGGCCAGCCAGGCTATTTTCAATTGCAGCTGGCGGTGTACGGAAAAAAGGGGGAGGATTGTCCGCGTTGCGGCAGGGAAATTGTTAAAGAGGTTATTGGTGGGCGGGCTACGTTTTTTTGTTCGGAATGTCAGGATTAG
- a CDS encoding DUF4407 domain-containing protein, with protein MKNFFYYIALIDTEEIKIFGKYEFFLILASFTRQVLSTLFSFCVLLYGTSIILPLWYSIVISLIIVLILFSIDQAIIGSEWSLYKIYAKNKFVNFFTNIILVPLRLMPRICYSIIIAYGIATIAEIRIQHRAIDKILNTESKQFNNEYLAKTEKKERDIEKKESDKKKNIIQLEEVLNSKRNALNSEKNIALSLKEKNDLDNEIIHYRDNISENQKKIMEISEEISKIQAKVDTNNEEIRLKEIEMDHEANDKDRGAKKGPRWKAFNREVIALKTQNSNNIPKLQSKRNEMQRITALIEKNKKYLSELEKRSKELSGKTEKKQYDTRTIEEISYQLEKEKNELNNLIESNKNDLMNYRKTLTNGGFYQENDYGPLDRYIGLKKLYNDPEYGAAAKEFSYGLKITIILLELSPVMVMLFFSPYSFYSTIMREKMERDRKRSKSSHKNNMFDEVDQAEQRNVLLQKVRDIEKENAEIAMDIEMNRRGHK; from the coding sequence ATGAAGAATTTTTTTTATTATATTGCATTAATTGACACTGAAGAAATAAAAATATTCGGCAAGTACGAATTTTTTTTAATTTTAGCTTCATTTACACGCCAAGTGTTAAGTACACTTTTTTCATTTTGTGTACTTCTCTACGGAACTTCAATAATTTTGCCGCTATGGTACTCTATCGTTATATCTTTGATAATAGTATTGATATTATTCAGTATCGACCAAGCTATTATTGGATCGGAGTGGTCATTATATAAAATATATGCAAAGAACAAGTTTGTAAATTTTTTTACAAATATCATTCTTGTACCGTTAAGACTCATGCCAAGAATATGCTATTCTATTATTATTGCTTACGGAATTGCAACAATTGCGGAAATAAGAATCCAACATAGAGCTATAGATAAAATTTTAAATACTGAGAGCAAGCAATTTAACAATGAATATCTAGCAAAAACAGAAAAAAAAGAGCGAGATATCGAAAAGAAAGAAAGTGACAAGAAAAAAAATATCATTCAACTGGAAGAGGTGCTGAACAGCAAACGAAACGCTTTAAACAGCGAAAAGAATATAGCACTCTCTTTAAAAGAAAAAAATGACCTAGACAATGAAATTATTCATTACAGAGATAATATCTCTGAAAACCAAAAAAAAATAATGGAGATTTCCGAGGAAATATCTAAAATTCAAGCAAAAGTTGATACAAATAATGAGGAAATACGATTAAAAGAAATTGAAATGGATCATGAGGCAAATGACAAAGATAGAGGAGCAAAAAAAGGACCGAGATGGAAGGCGTTCAACCGTGAAGTAATTGCGTTGAAAACGCAAAACAGTAATAATATACCAAAGTTGCAAAGTAAAAGAAATGAAATGCAAAGGATTACTGCTCTGATAGAAAAGAACAAAAAATATTTATCAGAACTAGAAAAAAGATCAAAGGAATTATCCGGTAAAACAGAAAAAAAACAATATGACACAAGAACTATAGAAGAAATTTCCTACCAATTAGAAAAAGAAAAAAATGAACTGAACAATTTGATCGAATCAAATAAAAATGATTTGATGAATTACAGGAAAACATTGACAAACGGTGGGTTTTATCAAGAAAATGACTATGGCCCTCTTGATAGATACATCGGTTTGAAAAAATTATACAATGATCCTGAATACGGGGCAGCTGCAAAGGAATTTTCTTACGGTCTCAAGATAACTATCATATTGCTTGAGCTGTCCCCTGTAATGGTTATGTTGTTTTTTTCACCATATAGCTTCTATTCAACGATAATGAGAGAAAAAATGGAGAGGGATAGAAAAAGGTCGAAATCTTCTCATAAGAACAATATGTTTGATGAAGTAGATCAAGCAGAACAAAGGAATGTTTTGTTACAAAAAGTCAGGGATATTGAAAAAGAGAATGCAGAAATTGCAATGGATATTGAAATGAATAGAAGAGGTCACAAATAG
- a CDS encoding right-handed parallel beta-helix repeat-containing protein, producing the protein MTFLVRHLLLTIVFAITTWLVVFHYSPATAKVIFVPDDYPSVNVAIQAAQENDTIRVATGKYLERIILRPGILLEGSWDSNFTKRDLTAHPTILGGSPMGGFSVFGADKAVIDGFIITGGKAPVMIAPDALIGPGIYANAITITIRNNIIFGNNAAGIFLSSCNATIFNNVITDNGQAGIFLEKNSSVTVQGNHISKNFTAGINVGGTELSNITISNNILQKNKRAGINATWATGVIRNNLAYENGQAGIRAAATPMLIANNTVTGNQLAGISVGDPTVDPTTANVQAPEIKNNIITHNGEAGIYSNGSGYSHNLLFANNKVNGFYPDFLWYTRLQFGGYEDIVSLEKNKNILADPLFVNPAQHDYHLRPGSPAIDSGDPNVSFNDKNFGPSLGADKNDMGIYGGPFTVAEERPANLVPVANISLPDNLSDQIFYAGDKITLNGEVSSDPNGDELFYDWSLLARPVGSKATLSASAKTKTKLVCDKGGTYRVGLRVTDRWGLTSSPKTLTLRVDPDKPPTAKISKQMSPVNVGDTVKLSAYDKKKQNGNELNFIWEFVRKPAASRTTFVDASRAKPTFVLDQPGCYTVQLQVYNGRKYSEADTAHICSQQSRFIGQRIVPDEYPTIQSALDTADVNDKIIVNAGIYKEKIIVDKVVDLIGVGWPVIDGGGGDTNDATVFICYLDNVSAGKMEGFIITGGGGGIFGHGVQILNSSPEIFNNRILGNKHVGIGIHGHKRFTEKTKIHNNFIYDNAIGVSHGLGTYGQVYKNTIYNNKVTGIGVRGLSKPTLRNNTIYDNYVGIGVREEAYPQIEKNEIRNNVVGIAINPGTANAIYAEEESRIRIRNNAVYSNQQCGIFISSLHRNGVLTQGNIIENNATDISKSRSGGAVIGYPHQSLTDILLSNNEIKGNNGKDIQQFKPMSSFFGQIGNSDNRRPF; encoded by the coding sequence ATGACTTTTCTCGTACGGCATTTATTGCTCACCATTGTGTTCGCCATTACAACATGGCTCGTTGTTTTCCACTACTCTCCGGCAACAGCAAAAGTTATTTTCGTGCCCGACGATTATCCGTCCGTTAACGTGGCCATCCAGGCAGCACAGGAAAACGATACCATCCGGGTTGCAACGGGTAAATATCTTGAGCGTATCATCCTGCGTCCGGGCATTCTTCTGGAAGGCAGCTGGGACAGCAATTTTACAAAACGTGATCTGACAGCACATCCCACAATACTGGGGGGGAGTCCTATGGGGGGATTCTCGGTTTTCGGTGCAGATAAGGCGGTGATAGACGGCTTTATCATCACCGGTGGCAAGGCTCCGGTGATGATTGCGCCGGATGCGCTGATCGGCCCCGGTATCTATGCGAACGCCATTACCATCACCATAAGAAACAACATCATTTTCGGGAATAATGCCGCAGGCATCTTTCTCAGCTCTTGCAATGCCACCATCTTCAATAATGTAATTACCGACAACGGGCAGGCCGGTATTTTTTTGGAAAAAAACAGCTCCGTCACTGTTCAGGGCAATCATATCAGCAAAAATTTTACAGCCGGAATCAATGTCGGCGGCACCGAGCTGTCCAACATAACCATATCCAACAACATCCTTCAAAAGAATAAAAGAGCTGGCATCAACGCGACCTGGGCAACAGGTGTCATCCGCAACAACCTTGCCTACGAGAACGGGCAAGCCGGTATACGCGCTGCCGCAACACCGATGCTCATTGCCAACAACACGGTCACCGGCAATCAGCTTGCCGGAATTTCCGTCGGCGACCCTACTGTTGATCCAACAACGGCTAACGTGCAGGCCCCGGAAATAAAAAATAACATCATTACCCATAATGGAGAGGCAGGTATTTACTCCAACGGTTCCGGCTATTCCCATAACCTCCTTTTTGCCAATAATAAGGTCAATGGATTTTATCCTGATTTCCTCTGGTACACCCGATTGCAGTTTGGCGGATATGAAGATATCGTTAGCCTGGAAAAAAACAAAAATATCTTAGCGGATCCGCTCTTTGTCAACCCAGCACAACATGACTATCATCTCCGACCCGGCTCACCGGCAATCGATAGCGGAGATCCGAATGTCAGCTTTAATGATAAAAACTTCGGCCCTTCTCTGGGTGCTGACAAAAATGATATGGGCATCTATGGCGGCCCTTTCACTGTTGCAGAAGAACGGCCTGCCAATCTCGTCCCTGTAGCGAACATCAGCCTTCCTGACAACCTTTCAGATCAAATATTCTATGCCGGAGATAAAATTACCCTGAACGGGGAAGTAAGCAGTGATCCTAACGGTGATGAGCTTTTTTATGACTGGAGCTTACTGGCCAGACCTGTGGGCAGCAAAGCAACGTTATCCGCTTCAGCAAAAACAAAAACCAAGCTTGTCTGCGACAAGGGAGGTACTTACAGGGTGGGTCTGCGTGTTACGGATCGCTGGGGACTCACTAGCAGCCCGAAGACGCTTACCCTGAGAGTTGACCCGGACAAGCCGCCCACAGCGAAAATAAGCAAACAGATGAGTCCGGTAAATGTGGGTGACACGGTCAAGCTGTCGGCCTATGATAAAAAGAAACAAAACGGGAACGAACTTAACTTCATCTGGGAATTCGTCCGTAAACCCGCTGCCAGCAGGACTACCTTTGTCGATGCCTCCAGGGCAAAGCCGACCTTTGTGCTCGACCAACCCGGCTGCTATACTGTGCAGCTTCAGGTGTACAACGGCAGAAAATACAGCGAAGCCGATACAGCCCATATCTGCTCCCAACAAAGCCGCTTTATCGGGCAACGGATTGTGCCGGATGAATATCCGACCATACAGAGTGCCCTTGATACTGCGGATGTCAATGATAAAATTATCGTCAATGCCGGGATATATAAAGAGAAGATCATCGTTGATAAGGTTGTCGATCTCATCGGCGTGGGTTGGCCGGTTATTGACGGCGGCGGGGGTGATACTAACGATGCAACTGTTTTTATCTGTTATCTCGATAACGTGAGCGCAGGAAAGATGGAGGGATTCATTATAACTGGCGGCGGCGGCGGAATCTTCGGCCACGGTGTGCAGATATTGAATTCTAGCCCTGAGATCTTTAATAATCGCATTCTCGGCAATAAACATGTGGGAATCGGCATTCACGGCCATAAACGTTTTACGGAAAAGACGAAGATCCACAATAATTTCATCTATGACAACGCCATCGGCGTAAGTCATGGACTGGGCACCTATGGACAGGTCTATAAGAACACCATATACAATAATAAGGTAACCGGTATCGGGGTTCGTGGTCTCTCCAAACCGACCCTCAGAAACAACACCATATATGATAATTACGTGGGGATAGGTGTTAGAGAAGAAGCGTATCCGCAGATTGAGAAGAACGAAATCCGTAACAACGTGGTTGGTATCGCGATCAATCCCGGCACAGCCAATGCGATTTATGCTGAAGAGGAGAGCAGGATTCGGATCAGAAACAATGCGGTATATAGTAACCAACAATGCGGCATCTTTATCTCCTCGCTCCATAGAAACGGCGTTCTTACCCAGGGCAATATTATAGAGAATAACGCGACAGACATCTCGAAAAGCAGGAGCGGCGGTGCTGTTATCGGCTATCCCCACCAAAGTCTAACTGATATCCTCCTGAGCAATAATGAAATCAAAGGCAATAACGGTAAAGATATCCAGCAATTTAAGCCTATGTCAAGCTTCTTTGGGCAAATAGGCAACTCCGACAACCGAAGACCTTTTTAG